The following proteins are encoded in a genomic region of Acidobacteriota bacterium:
- the pilB gene encoding type IV-A pilus assembly ATPase PilB, producing MSTKLGEILVRENLITSQQLREALEYQRTNGGRLGSNLVKLGICSDDVVTAVLSRQYGVPSINLELFHIEQDVIKLISHEVALKYSVLPVSKVGATLTLAMADPTNVFAMDDIKFMTGFNVEPVIAAESSIQLAIGKYYIGSNEIDIFDAAFAVEAEAALNGNGHSNGNGHVVNHNKSAEVQRLNESDLDVSLDRFEFASHEGEDFEVLDDNEEIDLAALAKASEDAPVVRLVNVLMVDSLRRGASDIHVEPYEKDFRIRFRIDGVLYDVMHPPLKIRDPLISRLKIMAKLDISEKRLPQDGRIKIKVKIDNRSRELDFRVSSLPTLFGEKVVLRLLDKDKLMLDMTKLGFEEESLEKFKRNIANPYGMVLVTGPTGSGKTNTLYSALQALNTTETNIMTAEDPVEFNLSGINQVQMKEQIGLNFAAALRSFLRQDPNIVLVGEIRDFETAEIAIKAALTGHLVLSTLHTNDAPSTVSRLVNMGIEPFLVATSVNIIQAQRLIRRICSNCKEEVSHPPEGLVSVGFKAEEVSEIQLYKGRGCTTCNGTGFKGRVGLYEVMEITDELRELIIIGASAMELRRKAIELGMITLRESGLCKIRQGITTIEEVVKETVI from the coding sequence ATGTCCACAAAACTAGGCGAAATACTCGTCCGCGAAAATCTGATCACGTCGCAGCAATTGCGCGAGGCCCTCGAGTACCAACGTACCAACGGCGGCCGTCTCGGATCTAATCTCGTCAAACTCGGCATCTGCTCGGACGATGTCGTGACCGCAGTTTTGTCCCGCCAGTACGGCGTCCCTTCGATCAACCTCGAACTTTTCCACATCGAACAGGACGTCATCAAACTGATCTCTCACGAGGTCGCCCTCAAATATTCCGTCCTGCCTGTCTCCAAGGTCGGCGCTACGCTAACCCTCGCGATGGCCGATCCGACCAACGTTTTTGCGATGGACGATATTAAATTCATGACCGGATTTAATGTCGAGCCCGTCATCGCCGCCGAATCCTCCATCCAACTCGCCATCGGCAAATATTACATCGGCTCGAACGAGATCGACATTTTCGACGCTGCCTTCGCCGTCGAAGCCGAAGCCGCCCTAAACGGCAACGGTCACAGCAACGGCAATGGCCACGTTGTTAATCACAACAAATCCGCCGAAGTTCAACGCCTCAATGAATCCGACCTTGATGTCTCCCTTGATCGCTTCGAATTCGCCTCTCACGAGGGGGAGGATTTTGAGGTCCTGGACGACAACGAGGAAATAGACCTCGCTGCACTCGCAAAAGCCAGCGAAGATGCACCTGTCGTTCGTCTCGTCAACGTGCTTATGGTCGATTCACTCCGACGCGGAGCGTCTGACATACACGTTGAACCGTACGAGAAAGACTTTCGCATTCGTTTCCGTATTGATGGCGTCCTTTACGATGTCATGCATCCCCCACTTAAGATTCGCGATCCGCTAATTTCGCGTCTCAAGATCATGGCGAAATTGGACATTTCCGAGAAACGCCTGCCGCAGGACGGCCGTATCAAGATCAAGGTCAAGATCGACAACCGTTCGCGAGAGCTCGATTTTCGTGTATCGTCCCTGCCGACTCTATTCGGTGAAAAGGTCGTGCTTCGTCTGCTTGATAAAGACAAGCTGATGCTCGATATGACCAAGCTCGGTTTCGAGGAAGAGAGTCTCGAGAAATTCAAACGCAACATCGCCAATCCTTACGGAATGGTACTCGTTACAGGCCCGACCGGCTCGGGTAAAACGAACACGCTTTACTCTGCCTTGCAGGCACTAAACACGACCGAGACCAACATCATGACGGCCGAAGATCCGGTCGAATTCAACCTTTCGGGCATCAATCAGGTGCAGATGAAGGAGCAGATCGGGCTCAATTTTGCCGCCGCACTTCGCTCGTTCCTGCGTCAGGATCCGAATATCGTGCTCGTCGGTGAGATCCGAGACTTCGAAACGGCCGAGATCGCTATCAAAGCCGCATTGACAGGCCACCTTGTTCTCTCGACACTGCATACCAACGACGCACCATCGACGGTTTCGCGACTGGTCAACATGGGTATCGAGCCGTTCTTGGTGGCGACGTCGGTCAACATCATTCAGGCACAGCGGCTTATTCGCCGCATCTGTTCAAACTGTAAAGAAGAGGTCAGCCATCCGCCGGAGGGCTTGGTCAGCGTCGGTTTCAAAGCCGAAGAAGTGTCAGAGATACAGCTTTACAAGGGCCGCGGCTGCACGACTTGCAACGGAACAGGATTTAAAGGCCGCGTCGGCCTGTACGAGGTCATGGAGATCACGGACGAACTCCGCGAACTCATTATCATAGGCGCCAGCGCCATGGAATTACGGAGAAAGGCGATCGAACTCGGAATGATAACCCTACGGGAATCGGGTCTTTGCAAGATCCGACAGGGAATCACAACCATCGAAGAAGTGGTGAAGGAAACAGTTATTTAG
- a CDS encoding type IV pilus twitching motility protein PilT, with translation MSYENQTSVESQITLPDLLKKMTDAGGSDLHLSTNSAPQVRVHGHLSPLVGFAPLTASDTKRLAYSVLTDAQKHRFEENLELDFSFGLKGMSRFRANLFNQKGAVGAVFRSIPYEIKTFDALGLPPIVTDLCKKPRGLVLVTGPTGSGKSTTLASMIDKINMDRHDHILTIEDPIEFLHNHKNCVVNQREVAADTHSFGAALRTALRQDPDIVLVGEMRDLETIEMALRIAETGHLTFATLHTNSAYSTINRIIDVFPSAQQSQVRTQLSLVLEGIMCQSLLPKATGDGRCMALEILIPNPAIRNLIREDKIHQIYSMMQTGQDKFGMQTFNQALATLVHKKQITLDVAMQRSSNADELKELIERGSGLNSSYGGPARAGMPPNGHASPYAQGRNIGERPR, from the coding sequence ATGAGCTACGAAAACCAAACCAGTGTTGAATCGCAGATCACACTTCCCGATCTGCTCAAAAAGATGACCGATGCCGGCGGCAGTGACCTTCACCTGTCGACCAACTCGGCACCGCAGGTACGCGTACACGGTCATTTGTCTCCGCTCGTGGGCTTTGCCCCGCTCACGGCGTCGGATACAAAGCGCCTTGCGTATTCGGTCCTGACCGATGCTCAAAAGCACCGATTCGAAGAGAATCTCGAGCTCGACTTCTCCTTCGGATTGAAAGGAATGTCGCGTTTTCGTGCCAATCTCTTCAATCAAAAAGGTGCCGTCGGTGCGGTTTTCCGCTCAATTCCCTACGAGATCAAAACATTTGACGCTCTGGGCCTGCCGCCGATCGTCACAGATCTTTGTAAAAAGCCCCGCGGACTGGTCCTGGTTACCGGCCCGACCGGTTCCGGTAAATCGACCACGCTCGCGTCGATGATCGATAAGATAAATATGGACCGCCACGACCATATTTTGACGATCGAGGATCCGATCGAGTTTTTGCACAACCATAAGAATTGTGTCGTCAATCAACGCGAGGTCGCGGCCGATACGCATTCATTTGGAGCCGCACTTAGAACTGCACTTCGCCAGGATCCGGACATCGTGCTTGTTGGCGAAATGCGAGATCTGGAAACGATCGAGATGGCCCTGCGTATTGCTGAAACAGGCCATTTGACGTTCGCCACACTTCACACCAACTCAGCCTACTCGACGATCAACCGTATCATCGACGTGTTCCCGTCGGCCCAGCAGTCGCAGGTCCGCACGCAGCTCTCGTTGGTTCTCGAAGGCATCATGTGCCAATCGCTGCTGCCGAAAGCAACAGGCGACGGCAGGTGTATGGCGCTCGAAATTCTCATCCCGAATCCGGCTATCCGCAACCTCATCCGCGAGGATAAGATCCATCAGATCTACTCGATGATGCAGACCGGACAGGACAAATTCGGTATGCAGACCTTTAACCAGGCTCTTGCGACACTCGTTCATAAGAAACAGATCACGCTCGATGTCGCCATGCAGCGTTCGTCTAACGCCGACGAGCTCAAGGAGTTGATCGAACGCGGCAGCGGATTGAACTCATCATACGGCGGACCGGCCCGGGCCGGAATGCCGCCCAACGGCCACGCGAGCCCCTACGCTCAGGGACGAAACATCGGCGAAAGGCCGAGATAG
- a CDS encoding type II secretion system F family protein yields MPTYAFKGRNRLNELVSGDREAATQDELRALLRREQIVMTQASEKGREISIPKLGRRKKVKAKELAVFTRQFSVMIDAGLPLVQCIDILGEQQQNAFFKDVLRQVRQSVEEGSTLYAALDKHPKVFDKLYTHMVEAGETGGVLDLILQRLATLIEKVVKLKRSIVSASIYPAAVIAVAIGAISIIMIVVIPQFQQIFLGLLGPGEQLPLPTRIVMSISNFLAGWGGLSTAVALIASGVGIKFYYATPKGRWQIDALMLKMPIIGSILRKVAVARFSRILSTLLSSGVPILQSLDITAKTAGNVIIEDAILKVRAGVERGENFVDPLKATNVFPHMVGQMIGVGEQTGALDAMLGKIADFYEEEVDTAIADLLGLMEPVLIAFLGVTIGSIVISMYLPLFSLIGKLAGGPTK; encoded by the coding sequence ATGCCAACATACGCATTTAAGGGTAGAAACCGTCTCAACGAACTTGTCTCCGGCGACCGCGAAGCCGCGACACAGGACGAATTGCGAGCACTATTGCGACGCGAACAGATCGTGATGACGCAGGCCTCAGAAAAGGGCCGCGAGATCTCGATCCCAAAACTCGGCCGCCGCAAAAAGGTCAAGGCAAAGGAACTCGCCGTGTTCACGCGACAGTTTTCCGTCATGATCGATGCCGGTCTGCCGCTGGTCCAGTGTATCGACATCCTCGGCGAACAGCAGCAAAATGCCTTTTTCAAGGATGTCCTGCGACAGGTTCGACAGAGTGTCGAGGAAGGTTCGACCCTTTATGCGGCTCTGGACAAGCATCCGAAGGTCTTCGACAAACTATACACACACATGGTCGAGGCCGGTGAGACGGGCGGTGTTCTCGATCTGATCCTGCAGCGGTTGGCGACCCTTATCGAAAAGGTCGTAAAGCTGAAACGCAGCATCGTATCAGCGTCGATCTATCCGGCCGCAGTCATAGCGGTCGCGATCGGAGCGATCTCGATCATCATGATCGTCGTCATACCGCAATTCCAACAGATCTTTTTGGGCTTATTGGGTCCGGGCGAACAGCTTCCGCTGCCTACTCGTATCGTCATGTCGATCAGTAACTTCCTTGCCGGTTGGGGCGGGCTCTCAACCGCCGTTGCCCTTATCGCAAGCGGTGTCGGCATCAAGTTCTACTACGCCACGCCGAAGGGCCGCTGGCAGATCGACGCTTTGATGCTCAAGATGCCGATCATCGGCAGCATCCTCCGAAAAGTGGCGGTTGCCCGATTTTCACGCATCCTCTCGACACTATTGTCGTCAGGCGTGCCGATCCTCCAATCACTTGATATTACGGCAAAGACAGCCGGTAATGTCATCATCGAAGACGCGATCCTCAAGGTCCGTGCAGGTGTCGAACGCGGTGAGAATTTTGTCGACCCGCTCAAGGCGACCAACGTCTTTCCGCATATGGTCGGCCAGATGATCGGCGTCGGTGAACAAACCGGTGCCCTCGATGCAATGCTCGGCAAGATCGCCGATTTCTATGAAGAAGAGGTCGATACCGCCATCGCCGACTTGCTCGGCTTGATGGAGCCCGTACTCATCGCATTTCTCGGTGTGACCATCGGCTCGATCGTCATCTCGATGTATCTGCCGCTCTTCTCACTCATCGGCAAACTCGCCGGTGGTCCGACGAAATAA
- a CDS encoding VCBS repeat-containing protein, translated as MKTRSSLSLIFGIAIVMTVAFGSLSLTGPGSGAQELVPVLEPFGGGEFENEPKDLITDEQRRSIQAENRANIERLTREGLISEAVPQLVPLSWPVRKTPGVDHFNADAISNYVDQNLAFPNQVLDWNCGARTYDQASGYNHGGIDIYTWPFSWHKMDNNQAEVIAAAPGTIINKADGNFDRQCGFGAGNWNAIYVRHADNSVAWYGHMKSGSLNPKVVGDTVVTGERLGVIGSSGNSTGPHLHFELYNSANQLQDPFQGTCNTMNAASWWAAQDPYRVSRINRLITHSAAPVFPACPTTETTNEKRVFKPGDTLITAAYYRDQTTGQGTNYIVLRPDGSTFQSWTHNSPNTYNSSYWYWTHTLPANAPRGQWKFRATYNTVVYEQTFNVGASTAVDFDGDAKTDLSIFRPGPGEWWWLRSSNGTNGAVAFGSSTDTVTPGDFTGDGKTDIAVWRPSNGNWFILRSEDFSFYAFPFGTNGDVPAPVDYDADGKADPAIFRPSNSTWYINNSGGGGISIQAFGTNGDVPVPADYDGDGHSDVAIFRPSVGQWWINRSTAGLLALQFGQNGDKTVPGDFTGDGKADIAYFRPSNGFWTVLRSEDLSFFAFPFGTTGDLPSPGDYDGDGKFDAAVFRPSNSTWYANRSTAGTLIQQFGTTGDLPVPNAFVR; from the coding sequence ATGAAAACACGCTCTTCGCTCAGTTTGATTTTCGGGATCGCTATTGTGATGACGGTCGCATTCGGTTCCTTGTCGCTAACCGGCCCCGGCTCGGGCGCACAGGAACTCGTGCCTGTTTTGGAGCCCTTCGGCGGCGGCGAATTTGAAAATGAGCCAAAGGATCTGATCACAGACGAACAGCGCCGCTCGATCCAGGCTGAGAATCGAGCAAACATTGAACGGCTGACGCGTGAAGGCCTGATTTCAGAGGCTGTTCCGCAGCTTGTGCCGTTATCGTGGCCGGTTCGCAAGACTCCCGGAGTTGACCATTTTAACGCCGACGCCATCTCGAATTACGTCGATCAAAATCTAGCCTTTCCAAATCAGGTACTCGACTGGAATTGCGGTGCAAGGACCTACGATCAGGCGTCGGGATATAATCACGGCGGCATAGACATATACACATGGCCTTTCTCCTGGCACAAGATGGACAATAACCAAGCCGAGGTGATCGCCGCTGCCCCCGGAACTATCATTAACAAGGCGGACGGAAATTTTGACCGCCAATGTGGCTTCGGAGCCGGCAATTGGAACGCGATCTACGTCCGTCACGCGGATAATTCGGTCGCATGGTACGGCCACATGAAGAGTGGCTCACTCAATCCGAAAGTGGTCGGCGACACGGTCGTGACCGGCGAACGCCTCGGCGTGATCGGCAGCTCGGGCAATTCGACTGGGCCGCACCTTCATTTCGAACTGTACAATTCCGCGAACCAGTTGCAGGATCCGTTTCAAGGCACTTGTAATACGATGAACGCAGCATCATGGTGGGCAGCACAGGACCCGTATCGTGTCTCACGCATCAACCGCCTTATCACACATTCCGCTGCTCCGGTCTTCCCGGCCTGCCCAACGACCGAAACCACGAACGAAAAACGTGTATTCAAGCCCGGAGACACACTCATTACGGCCGCTTATTATCGAGATCAAACGACCGGACAGGGAACCAATTATATTGTGCTTAGGCCTGACGGTTCGACGTTTCAATCGTGGACACACAACAGTCCAAATACATACAATTCGTCGTACTGGTACTGGACACACACGCTTCCGGCAAACGCGCCGCGTGGACAGTGGAAATTCCGTGCGACATACAACACGGTCGTTTATGAACAGACCTTCAACGTTGGAGCTTCGACGGCGGTTGATTTTGACGGCGATGCAAAGACAGACCTTTCGATCTTTCGTCCGGGCCCCGGCGAATGGTGGTGGCTAAGGTCGTCGAACGGTACGAATGGGGCCGTAGCGTTCGGTTCGTCGACCGACACGGTCACTCCGGGCGATTTCACCGGAGACGGCAAGACGGATATTGCCGTTTGGAGGCCGTCGAACGGCAACTGGTTCATTTTGCGAAGCGAGGACTTTTCATTCTATGCGTTCCCGTTCGGTACTAACGGCGACGTGCCGGCCCCGGTTGATTATGACGCCGACGGCAAAGCGGATCCGGCCATTTTCCGCCCGTCAAACAGCACTTGGTATATTAATAATTCAGGCGGAGGAGGAATCTCGATCCAGGCATTCGGAACAAACGGCGATGTGCCGGTCCCTGCAGATTACGACGGCGATGGGCACTCAGATGTTGCGATCTTTCGTCCAAGCGTCGGCCAATGGTGGATCAACCGCAGTACTGCAGGTTTGCTCGCTCTCCAATTCGGGCAAAATGGCGACAAGACGGTTCCCGGCGACTTTACCGGTGACGGAAAGGCGGACATTGCATATTTTCGCCCGTCGAACGGTTTCTGGACGGTGTTGAGAAGTGAGGATCTATCATTCTTTGCCTTCCCGTTCGGCACTACGGGCGATCTGCCAAGCCCCGGCGATTATGATGGTGACGGCAAGTTCGACGCGGCCGTTTTCCGCCCGTCCAACTCAACATGGTACGCCAACCGCTCAACCGCCGGAACGCTCATCCAGCAATTTGGAACAACTGGCGACCTGCCCGTCCCCAATGCGTTTGTGCGCTGA
- a CDS encoding VCBS repeat-containing protein, with protein MRILSFSRVIFLALGLGLFSGLAFAHHISSTLDATAPAIPDGVTSVTTGTMPARLYRPGGTPGTCDTPKTVPVEANYTGTFRYDTYTITPAVSGCVTVSSHYYGGEGVFQVTAYSSFDPTNPKANFIADSYLSVTGTNKRQFMSFMATAGTPYTLVVWNAFTGEGQPYVIEICDSMARPGDFDGDGFTDTAVFRPSTGDWYILQSSTNTTFIDHFGLNGDIPIDADYDGDGLTDLAIFRPSAGQWWFKRSSNGVVLGVQFGLSSDKPTPGDYDKDGIADIAFFRPSNSYWYVLRSSDNFASYYGYPYGTTGDIPVASERK; from the coding sequence ATGAGGATCCTTTCATTTAGCAGAGTAATCTTTCTCGCGCTCGGGCTAGGTCTTTTTTCAGGCCTTGCTTTTGCGCATCACATTTCATCTACACTTGACGCAACCGCTCCGGCAATACCGGACGGCGTGACGTCAGTTACGACGGGTACAATGCCCGCTCGTTTGTATCGTCCAGGCGGCACGCCGGGAACGTGCGACACGCCCAAGACGGTCCCGGTAGAGGCAAATTATACAGGTACGTTCCGATACGATACCTACACCATTACGCCGGCGGTCTCCGGATGTGTGACGGTCAGTTCCCATTATTATGGCGGCGAGGGTGTTTTTCAGGTCACTGCCTATTCGAGCTTTGACCCCACGAATCCAAAAGCGAATTTCATTGCGGATTCGTACCTGTCAGTCACAGGCACTAACAAAAGACAGTTCATGTCGTTCATGGCAACGGCAGGGACGCCCTACACCCTGGTCGTCTGGAACGCCTTTACAGGTGAAGGACAGCCTTACGTTATTGAGATCTGCGATTCGATGGCCCGTCCCGGCGATTTTGACGGCGACGGATTTACCGACACGGCTGTTTTCAGGCCGTCGACCGGTGATTGGTATATCCTGCAGAGCAGCACCAATACCACCTTTATCGATCACTTTGGTTTGAACGGCGACATACCGATCGATGCCGATTACGACGGCGACGGCTTGACGGATCTTGCCATTTTTCGGCCGTCGGCCGGCCAATGGTGGTTCAAGCGAAGCAGCAACGGCGTGGTTCTTGGCGTTCAATTTGGGCTGAGCAGCGACAAGCCGACGCCCGGTGATTATGACAAGGACGGCATAGCGGACATTGCTTTCTTCCGTCCGAGTAATTCCTACTGGTATGTTCTGCGAAGCAGCGACAACTTCGCGTCGTACTACGGCTATCCGTATGGTACTACCGGCGATATCCCTGTTGCGTCAGAGCGGAAATAA
- a CDS encoding VCBS repeat-containing protein, giving the protein MIKMNSVMHEVRNLLIICLIALVGLTTAALGQSRTSRSSQKQIRTQKQKTLGVRKQRQRSKAGLSANFPQPKSEDGIEGDQKERDNWFIDQRKYPFDKLPDEARRRAWLSRPAENSMMNATAASIWQSIGPAPTTSAFPANWGVTSGRINAVAVSPANAQIVLVGGAVGGIWRSTNGGTTFAPVSDTQVDMAVGAIAFAPSDANVVYAAMGDSKSAYMGTGVLRSADAGATWTRVSNASFPTPAQAVKVEIDPTNPNRVYVVLQSTFANGGNGAGFFLSNDGGVSWTNTLSGMGTDLVRHPTEAATLFAAFGFVNLPNTAGGVFKSIDSGASWNRIYTSPIEAQVVKLAIAPSNGQVLYVLAGDNPRPRLEVTTNGGGMWTNRGSATFDVRQFGYNNYVYVSPADPNTVYVGTRDVWRSTDGGVNFTNLNKNFQSPTDNTYTPTQSNAHPDQHSMFISPGAPNTIYIGNDGGVWRATDGGTTFQTLNASLNLSMFVGLSLHPTNAAISYGGTQDNGTQRRTGQSTWQEFFAGDGGHAVIDAVDPSIVFASYVNGYMVRFLNNGDNYDAPVGCETFVTCATFNNDRVAFYPPITGNGLNSNLYIGTYRIYISADRGATWTAPGGAQDLTNGGTVSAIGVGPANPSVIYSGSSDGRVMVSTNAGVNWNPAGTNIPNRSVTSITVSRTNAAVAYLTVSGFGSGHVFKTTNTGGTWTDISTNLPDVPVNTLLVDPRNANTLYVGTDIGIFRSLNDGGAWSGFNSGLPPAVITKITAQQNGLIQAASYGRGAYQLAVTGSAPFDLDGDGKTDLAIFRPGPGEWWWLRSSNGSNGAVTFGAGSDILTPADYTGDGKMDIATFRPSTGFWFVLRSEDFSFYAFPFGANGDVPVPADFDGDGKSDPAVFRESSSTWYINKSSGGTDIFGFGSAGDKTAVADYDGDGKADVAIFRPVGVNGAEWWVRRSSTAVVAALQFGSSTDKAVPGDFTGDGKADIAFWRPSTGFWNVLRSEDLSYFAFPFGTTGDVPVAGDYDGDGKTDAGVFRPSNSTWFIQRSTAGTLIQQFGAAGDVPLPSAFVR; this is encoded by the coding sequence ATGATCAAGATGAATAGCGTTATGCACGAAGTACGGAACTTGCTGATAATTTGCCTGATCGCGTTGGTTGGGCTCACTACAGCCGCCCTTGGCCAATCGAGAACCTCGAGATCGAGCCAAAAACAGATACGGACCCAAAAGCAGAAGACACTTGGCGTTCGAAAACAAAGGCAAAGGTCAAAAGCCGGACTGAGCGCAAACTTCCCGCAGCCCAAATCGGAGGACGGGATCGAAGGCGACCAGAAGGAACGTGACAACTGGTTCATCGATCAGCGAAAGTATCCGTTCGATAAGCTTCCGGATGAGGCCCGGAGACGGGCCTGGCTATCACGCCCCGCAGAAAATTCGATGATGAATGCGACGGCTGCGTCGATCTGGCAATCGATCGGGCCGGCACCGACGACATCGGCGTTTCCGGCGAACTGGGGCGTCACGAGCGGGCGAATAAACGCCGTCGCGGTTTCGCCGGCTAACGCTCAGATCGTACTGGTCGGCGGAGCTGTCGGCGGTATCTGGCGATCGACGAACGGCGGAACGACATTTGCTCCGGTCAGCGACACGCAGGTCGATATGGCGGTCGGTGCAATAGCGTTTGCACCCAGCGATGCCAACGTCGTCTACGCCGCCATGGGCGACTCAAAGAGTGCTTATATGGGAACCGGAGTCCTCAGGTCGGCGGACGCCGGTGCGACATGGACGCGTGTCAGCAACGCGTCGTTCCCGACTCCGGCGCAGGCCGTCAAGGTCGAGATAGATCCGACAAATCCAAACCGTGTATACGTAGTGCTCCAATCGACATTTGCAAACGGAGGGAACGGTGCCGGATTTTTCCTTTCGAATGATGGCGGCGTTTCATGGACCAATACGCTATCGGGTATGGGCACGGACCTCGTCCGGCACCCGACCGAAGCCGCCACACTTTTTGCCGCATTTGGCTTTGTAAACCTCCCGAATACCGCGGGCGGCGTTTTTAAATCCATCGACAGCGGAGCGTCCTGGAACCGGATCTATACATCACCGATCGAAGCTCAGGTCGTAAAACTGGCGATCGCACCCTCGAACGGCCAGGTGCTCTACGTTCTCGCCGGCGACAACCCGAGGCCGCGGCTCGAGGTGACGACCAACGGCGGCGGCATGTGGACGAACCGCGGTTCGGCAACGTTCGACGTACGACAATTCGGTTATAACAATTATGTATATGTCAGTCCGGCAGACCCGAACACGGTCTATGTCGGTACACGCGACGTGTGGCGGAGTACTGACGGCGGCGTGAATTTCACCAATCTTAACAAGAATTTTCAGAGCCCGACCGACAACACATATACTCCGACCCAGTCCAACGCTCATCCCGACCAGCACTCGATGTTTATCAGCCCCGGGGCTCCGAACACGATATACATCGGCAATGACGGCGGCGTATGGCGCGCGACCGACGGCGGCACTACATTTCAAACGCTTAATGCATCGCTCAATTTGTCGATGTTCGTCGGCCTGTCTCTTCACCCGACCAATGCAGCAATTTCGTACGGCGGTACGCAGGACAACGGCACACAGAGAAGGACCGGACAATCCACGTGGCAGGAATTTTTTGCCGGCGACGGAGGGCACGCCGTGATCGACGCCGTCGATCCGTCGATCGTGTTCGCGTCCTACGTCAACGGATATATGGTCCGCTTTCTGAACAACGGGGATAACTATGACGCTCCGGTCGGCTGCGAAACATTTGTGACGTGTGCGACATTTAACAACGACCGCGTGGCATTCTACCCGCCGATCACTGGTAACGGTCTTAATTCCAACCTCTATATCGGCACTTACCGCATTTATATCAGTGCGGATCGCGGTGCGACGTGGACCGCACCCGGCGGAGCTCAGGACCTGACGAACGGCGGAACGGTCTCGGCCATTGGCGTTGGGCCGGCTAACCCGAGCGTGATCTATTCCGGATCGAGCGACGGCAGGGTCATGGTCAGTACGAATGCCGGCGTGAATTGGAATCCTGCCGGGACCAATATCCCTAACCGTTCTGTTACGAGCATCACGGTCAGCAGAACGAATGCAGCGGTGGCATATCTCACGGTCTCGGGGTTTGGTTCGGGGCACGTGTTCAAGACGACCAATACCGGCGGAACCTGGACGGATATCAGCACAAACCTGCCGGACGTGCCGGTCAATACGCTGCTTGTCGATCCGCGAAATGCAAACACGCTCTATGTCGGAACGGACATCGGCATCTTTCGTTCGCTCAATGACGGCGGAGCCTGGTCCGGATTCAACAGCGGCCTGCCGCCCGCGGTCATCACTAAGATCACAGCTCAGCAGAACGGTCTGATCCAAGCCGCGAGCTATGGGCGGGGTGCTTACCAGTTGGCGGTGACCGGCAGTGCCCCGTTCGATCTGGACGGTGACGGAAAAACGGATCTGGCGATCTTTCGCCCCGGCCCGGGCGAATGGTGGTGGCTCAGGAGCAGCAATGGCTCAAACGGAGCGGTCACCTTTGGAGCCGGAAGCGACATTCTTACGCCGGCGGATTACACGGGCGACGGCAAGATGGACATCGCTACGTTCAGGCCGTCGACCGGATTCTGGTTCGTGTTGAGGAGCGAGGATTTTTCGTTCTATGCGTTTCCGTTCGGGGCGAATGGCGATGTGCCGGTGCCGGCGGATTTTGATGGGGATGGGAAGTCGGATCCGGCTGTGTTTCGTGAGAGTTCGTCGACTTGGTACATTAACAAGTCGTCGGGCGGGACCGATATATTCGGGTTCGGGTCGGCCGGTGATAAGACGGCGGTGGCCGACTATGACGGTGACGGCAAGGCTGACGTGGCTATTTTCAGGCCGGTCGGTGTGAACGGGGCCGAGTGGTGGGTGCGGCGTTCGTCGACCGCAGTGGTGGCTGCATTGCAGTTCGGTTCGTCCACCGACAAGGCCGTTCCCGGCGATTTCACGGGTGACGGCAAGGCTGACATCGCATTCTGGCGGCCTTCGACGGGATTTTGGAATGTGCTGCGGAGCGAGGACCTCTCGTACTTCGCGTTCCCGTTCGGCACGACCGGTGACGTGCCTGTCGCGGGCGATTACGACGGCGACGGCAAGACGGACGCGGGCGTCTTTCGGCCTTCGAACTCAACGTGGTTCATCCAACGCTCGACCGCCGGAACGCTGATCCAGCAGTTCGGTGCCGCCGGCGACGTACCGCTGCCGAGCGCGTTTGTACGATGA